One Microcaecilia unicolor chromosome 8, aMicUni1.1, whole genome shotgun sequence DNA window includes the following coding sequences:
- the PRR35 gene encoding proline-rich protein 35: MIIVTRSGPSVMSKEDDGSCKLTSVYKHKERKPKKPHYIPRPWGKPYNYKCFQCPFTCMEKSHLYNHMKYSLCKNSLSLLIESDWPYKKGNFLHPELHLIHAAETSRHPESQMDNQETCDSTAIIAETRDTIHVSHGDMVDNEKSGVDVLSSKQMHMELHKFQEIEDDNVGTAGQLKETDPREKKGGAMRANYHPTDPEDPNVKTLLLGLKNKGDKFCKDTEPDFIITDVYSLQKNVMKGKEPLHTESEVKPKNCKVPKKCLGSNGILMEQWKLFTNRQRRSRADAASPCAKTNIIPCYPPPSYSDYQETQRLNLSLLGINYPLNPNLFPYFGPTVTNSATPQPHLTQIPFLASTAQLMHPHSANLQALQNPERPAFLPRFYYPLLFEHMFGSSEDKTAAGKLNMQQQQPGTSVPNSPNDKSPSEPQKGALQKVPVVQADTLWATSLQGKPSLENLQAAPTEAEEEKWPNYDNVITANLGINNQSRDSLSDMLKDSFKESSRLSNIRKAESPKATCLSNSESLTNSLKRKSLFGGELNLLKDHIASKSLTATKISDCTRSLQDIPQLLKSFDQWKQECKSHPRPETQEKAICSECPSSVITTNGQWAYKQNQVHRISKDSETTTMLNSDLSKTLEEYQEVEKKLSDMAKENNSEQKEMKDQLFKIRKELYHIHQMLANATIPHEVPLDLSVKRSQGGFEKGYQTRNEASKSVHEDPRLQCKDHDSNTRSNVAGETVNGDKMSNYLPEPKTTTFDLLMKTTQSEEQQPSLMVHHSTMRGHPSAFFSVPLELHRVMEPYYRHTTKCEADSSVLLSTDGKSSNSTQSHQQLPPPEEEQMNYRDRHHSISYEGSSPSESETICLHNPLNTD; this comes from the exons ATGATAATTGTGACAAGGTCAGGACCATCAGTCATGTCGAAGGAGGATGATGGCAGCTGCAAGCTGACTTCAGTTTATAAGCACAAGGAACGTAAACCCAAGAAGCCCCATTATATCCCACGCCCCTGGGGGAAACCCTATAATTACAAATGCTTTCAATGTCCCTTCACCTGCATGGAGAAATCCCACCTTTACAATCACATGAAGTATAGTTTATGCAAGAACTCACTGTCCTTGCTGATTGAGTCTGATTGGCCCTACAAAAAGGGCAATTTCCTCCACCCAGAACTCCATCTCATTCATGCAGCTGAGACCTCTAGACACCCTGAAAGTCAAATGGATAACCAAGAGACTTGTGATTCCACAGCTATTATAGCTGAAACAAGGGACACAATACATGTTTCCCATGGAGACATGGTGGACAATGAGAAATCAGGGGTAGATGTTCTGTCTTCTAAACAGATGCATATGGAATTGCACAAGTTCCAGGAGATAGAAGACGATAATGTTGGGACTGCTGGACAACTGAAAGAAACAGACCCAAGAGAGAAAAAAGGGGGAGCCATGAGAGCAAATTACCATCCCACTGACCCTGAAGATCCCAATGTTAAAACCCTTCTACTTGGATTGAAGAACAAAGGAGACAAATTTTGCAAAGACACAGAACCAGACTTTATCATAACTGATGTTTACTCTCTACAAAAAAATGTCATGAAGGGCAAAGAGCCACTACATACAGAATCAGAAGTCAAGCCAAAGAACTGCAAGGTTCCAAAGAAATGCCTAGGAAGCAATGGGATTTTGATGGAACAATGGAAGCTGTTCACAAATAGGCAAAGAAGGAGCAGAGCAGATGCTGCCTCCCCATGCGCAAAAACTAATATCATTCCATgttaccctcctccttcctacagTGACTACCAGGAAACCCAGAGACTGAACCTCTCCTTATTGGGAATTAACTACCCATTGAATCCTAATTTATTTCCCTATTTTGGTCCTACTGTGACCAACAGTGCAACACCACAGCCGCATCTgacccagattcctttcttggctTCTACTGCCCAGCTAATGCATCCACACTCTGCTAATCTCCAGGCCCTTCAGAATCCAGAGagacctgcctttcttccaaggttCTATTACCCCTTGCTCTTTGAACATATGTTTGGGTCATCTGAAGACAAGACAGCTGCAGGCAAACTAAATATGCAACAACAGCAGCCTGGGACTTCAGTACCCAACTCTCCCAATGATAAATCACCCAGtgagccacaaaaaggtgccctacagAAAGTTCCAGTAGTTCAGGCTGACACTCTTTGGGCTACAAGCTTACAAGGAAAGCCATCTCTAGAGAACCTCCAAGCAGCACCAACTGAAGCTGAAGAAGAGAAATGGCCAAACTATGACAACGTAATTACTGCAAATCTGGGTATCAATAACCAAAGCCGAGATTCACTATCTGATATGTTGAAGGATTCATTCAAAGAGAGTTCCAGACTCTCCAACATCAGGAAGGCTGAGTCGCCAAAGGCCACATGTTTGAGCAACTCTGAGAGTCTGACAAACTCCCTGAAGAGGAAATCCCTATTTGGTGGTGAACTTAATTTGCTGAAGGATCACATAGCATCTAAATCATTGACTGCTACAAAAATCAGTGACTGTACTAG gagTTTGCAAGACATTCCACAATTGCTAAAGTCTTTTGACCAATGGAAACAGGAATGTAAAAGCCACCCTAGGCCTGAAACTCAAGAAAAGGCCATCTGTTCAGAATGTCCATCTTCTGTAATCACCACAAATGGCCAGTGGGCCTATAAGCAGAATCAAGTACACAGAATTTCAAAAGATTCAGAAACTACCACTATGCTCAACTCGGATCTATCAAAGACCCTGGAAGAATATCAAGAAGTGGAAAAGAAACTTTCTGACATGGCAAAAGAGAATAACTCTGAACAAAAAGAGATGAAGGATCAGCTATTCAAAATTCGAAAGGAGCTCTATCATATCCATCAGATGTTGGCGAATGCTACCATACCTCATGAGGTACCCTTAGACCTTTCTGTGAAAAGGTCCCAAGGTGGATTTGAAAAGGGCTACCAGACCAGAAATGAGGCATCAAAATCAGTCCATGAGGATCCAAGACTCCAATGCAAGGACCATGACAGCAATACCAGGTCAAATGTTGCTGGTGAAACTGTAAATGGTGACAAAATGTCAAATTATCTCCCTGAGCCAAAGACTACAACCTTTGACCTTCTGATGAAGACAACACAGTCAGAAGAACAGCAACCTTCTCTCATGGTACATCATAGCACAATGAGAGGACACCCCTCAGCTTTCTTCAGTGTCCCTCTGGAGCTCCATCGTGTGATGGAACCCTACTACAGACATACCACCAAGTGTGAAGCAGACTCCAGCGTCCTGCTAAGCACAGATGGGAAATCTAGTAATTCCACCCAAAGCCATCAGCAACTTCCTCCACCCGAGGAAGAACAAATGAACTACAGAGATAGACATCACTCCATATCATATGAAGGCAGTAGCCCCAGTGAGTCTGAAACCATCTGCCTTCACAATCCTTTAAACACAGACTAA